CTTTCATGATGCCTCGTTGAGAATCTTTTATAAACTGAAGGATTTCATCACGTTCTGGAGTGGCTTCCATTTCAGCTTCTATTATTTCGGTTGCCTGTGTATTATTGTAATTTTTTTGGTATAGAATTCTATAAATATTCTGAATTTCTCTAATTTTTTCAGTGGAATACCCACGCCTTCTTAATCCAACTGAATTAATACCGACATATGACAAAGGCTCTCTCGCAGCCTTTACAAAAGGAGGTACATCTTTACGTACTAAAGATCCACCAGTAACAAAAGCATGATTGCCTATTGAAACAAATTGGTGAACTGCTGTCATACCTGCCAAAACAACATAATCACCAATAGTTATGTGGCCTGCAAGTGTGCTATTATTAGAAAAAATACAATTATTACCTACAACACAATCGTGTGCAATGTGGCAATAAGCCATGATTAAACAATTATTGCCTATAACTGTTTTCATTCTATCTGATGTCCCTCGATTAATGGTAACACATTCTCTAATAGTTACATTATCACCTATTTCAACAGTAGTTTCTTCGTCGTTATATTTTAAATCTTGTGGAACCGCAGAAATAACAGAACCAGGGAAAATACTACAATTTTTACCAATACGAGCACCTTCCATAATGGTAACATTGCTACCTATCCAAGTACCCTCACCAATTATTACATTATTATGTATGGTAGTAAAAGGCTCTATTACAACGTTTTTTGCAATTTTAGCATC
The genomic region above belongs to Mariniflexile litorale and contains:
- the lpxA gene encoding acyl-ACP--UDP-N-acetylglucosamine O-acyltransferase, translated to MNQPLAYVHPDAKIAKNVVIEPFTTIHNNVIIGEGTWIGSNVTIMEGARIGKNCSIFPGSVISAVPQDLKYNDEETTVEIGDNVTIRECVTINRGTSDRMKTVIGNNCLIMAYCHIAHDCVVGNNCIFSNNSTLAGHITIGDYVVLAGMTAVHQFVSIGNHAFVTGGSLVRKDVPPFVKAAREPLSYVGINSVGLRRRGYSTEKIREIQNIYRILYQKNYNNTQATEIIEAEMEATPERDEILQFIKDSQRGIMKGYFKSN